From Echinicola soli, a single genomic window includes:
- a CDS encoding nuclear transport factor 2 family protein, producing the protein MKYILTMKRTFLLFVTALLVATFANAQEGSDYAQLVRDNGAQFHINFSAGKFDENGLLVTEDIYVNSNNAILVGREDFVKRVKRYDGPFPGMTLTDRIVIVEDNIAAVHYILQGKQKGKYGDLAPTGNKVEAMSAEFFVMDEKGLMKDLLTITQLDKLKAQIKGEETIEEHQKVTLYPIDHSVSKEVTEKTTDMYVRHFNFRNWEGFKNLLAADVKVNWNGEMFTGADAFMEKIKSRVASFSNITYQLDRSVVEANRSAIGYTMNGKHDGAYSYKNKTFQPTQKDFEIREAIHFEVGADGKIQSLIVISNQDEFLPFVK; encoded by the coding sequence ATGAAATACATTTTAACCATGAAACGCACTTTCTTATTATTCGTAACGGCTTTGCTCGTTGCAACGTTTGCCAATGCGCAAGAAGGATCCGATTACGCGCAACTGGTCAGGGATAATGGAGCGCAATTCCATATCAACTTCAGTGCGGGTAAATTCGATGAAAATGGCTTGCTGGTTACCGAAGACATTTATGTGAATTCAAACAATGCCATTTTGGTAGGAAGAGAAGATTTCGTTAAGCGGGTTAAACGCTACGACGGACCATTTCCCGGAATGACCTTGACCGACCGAATCGTCATTGTTGAAGACAACATTGCTGCGGTTCACTATATATTACAAGGCAAGCAAAAAGGAAAATACGGCGATTTGGCTCCTACCGGAAATAAGGTGGAGGCAATGAGTGCTGAATTTTTTGTGATGGACGAAAAAGGGTTGATGAAAGATTTGCTCACCATCACACAATTGGACAAGCTGAAAGCACAAATAAAAGGCGAAGAAACCATTGAAGAGCATCAGAAAGTGACGCTTTATCCTATTGATCATTCGGTGTCGAAAGAAGTTACAGAAAAAACAACGGATATGTATGTAAGGCATTTCAATTTCCGCAATTGGGAAGGCTTTAAAAATCTTTTGGCAGCAGATGTAAAAGTCAACTGGAACGGAGAAATGTTTACAGGTGCTGATGCCTTTATGGAAAAGATAAAAAGCCGTGTCGCTTCATTTTCCAACATCACTTACCAACTTGACAGAAGCGTTGTAGAAGCCAACCGTTCGGCCATTGGCTATACAATGAACGGCAAACACGACGGTGCTTACTCCTATAAAAACAAGACGTTCCAACCAACACAAAAAGACTTTGAAATAAGAGAAGCCATACATTTTGAAGTCGGTGCTGATGGGAAAATACAGTCCCTTATTGTCATTTCCAATCAGGATGAGTTTTTGCCTTTCGTAAAGTAA
- a CDS encoding RidA family protein, whose product MSIKRIEQNNRMSQASQNGNLLILAGQVADGATITEQSKGLFKNIDALLAKAGTDKSKIIYANIYLTDMDNYEAFNKVWDEWVASDKGQVPSRAALQVARLAKPEWLVEVQLFAGV is encoded by the coding sequence ATGAGTATTAAACGAATTGAACAGAACAACCGAATGAGCCAAGCTTCCCAAAACGGGAATTTATTGATCCTTGCGGGGCAAGTTGCTGATGGCGCAACCATCACCGAGCAGTCAAAGGGGCTTTTCAAAAATATAGATGCGCTTTTGGCGAAAGCCGGTACCGACAAATCGAAGATCATTTATGCTAATATTTATCTCACCGATATGGATAATTATGAAGCCTTCAACAAGGTTTGGGACGAATGGGTGGCGAGCGACAAAGGACAAGTTCCTTCCCGTGCCGCCTTGCAGGTGGCGCGCTTGGCAAAACCCGAGTGGCTGGTAGAGGTACAGTTATTTGCAGGGGTGTAA
- a CDS encoding cupin domain-containing protein, with protein MDKKKETVIQPGTIALNDHETSTELAAIHIPDIVIPKGGAPIMERYMRCRVLECQPGEIINVHSHTNRPAILYILEGNGEEHSNQFEGTRLWKAGDCFTEYNDTEHWVKNRSEKVPLKVLSFDLLDAEAELKNAAARDKKQSGGC; from the coding sequence ATGGATAAAAAGAAAGAAACCGTTATCCAACCGGGTACCATAGCACTCAACGATCACGAAACCTCCACTGAATTGGCAGCCATCCATATTCCGGACATTGTTATCCCGAAAGGGGGAGCGCCCATTATGGAGCGCTATATGCGTTGCCGTGTATTGGAATGCCAGCCGGGTGAAATCATCAACGTGCATTCGCACACCAATCGCCCCGCCATTTTATATATACTGGAAGGCAATGGCGAAGAGCATAGCAATCAATTTGAAGGAACTCGCCTTTGGAAAGCCGGCGATTGCTTTACGGAATATAACGATACAGAACATTGGGTAAAAAACAGGTCGGAAAAAGTACCGCTCAAGGTGCTGTCGTTTGATTTGTTGGATGCCGAAGCAGAGCTTAAAAATGCAGCGGCGAGAGACAAAAAACAGAGCGGAGGTTGTTAA
- a CDS encoding DUF302 domain-containing protein: MSSYKWVRESPYSVKETADRLMAILKQYPTVLFIARIDQQKNAKSQGVGIDEMETLLFQNNALVGALFKANPEAAFELPIKATIWKDAKGKVQLRITDIDRLDKEYGLNGAFGAIAIIYDLLPPWLDILVSDTPVDKFGEVLPPVSSSPQIK, from the coding sequence ATGAGTAGTTACAAATGGGTCAGAGAAAGTCCGTATTCGGTAAAGGAAACGGCAGACAGGCTAATGGCGATTTTAAAACAGTATCCTACTGTGCTGTTTATTGCCCGAATAGACCAACAGAAAAATGCCAAATCACAAGGTGTTGGCATTGATGAAATGGAAACACTGTTGTTTCAAAACAATGCATTGGTTGGTGCACTGTTTAAAGCCAACCCCGAAGCGGCTTTTGAGTTGCCCATTAAAGCTACAATTTGGAAAGATGCAAAAGGAAAAGTGCAGTTAAGAATAACTGACATCGACCGTCTTGACAAAGAATATGGACTAAACGGTGCTTTTGGAGCGATAGCCATTATTTACGACTTGCTACCGCCTTGGTTAGATATTTTGGTAAGCGATACGCCCGTAGACAAATTCGGTGAGGTACTTCCTCCGGTTTCCAGTTCACCTCAAATCAAATAG
- a CDS encoding carboxymuconolactone decarboxylase family protein gives MKKILLITLTFMVFNINTQAQTKPLITERSFGNIGFELSRINTNETDWTKIPTEWAKTYGSDSYASLHIDRKVAEIARLRVAQLDNCNYCVIFHTKAALETGLEAPKVYAVSAWRDSKLFTEKEKAALQYAEALSQLDQDKIQSSFEQLSKVGFSNVEKEELSMSIILMSVWSRVFMAQGKTSVEK, from the coding sequence ATGAAAAAAATACTGTTGATCACCTTGACTTTTATGGTATTCAATATAAATACACAGGCGCAGACAAAACCATTGATTACAGAACGTTCGTTTGGAAATATCGGGTTTGAATTATCCCGTATAAATACCAATGAAACGGACTGGACAAAAATACCAACAGAATGGGCCAAGACATATGGGTCTGACAGCTATGCTTCTCTGCATATCGACCGAAAGGTGGCAGAAATAGCCAGGCTGCGTGTTGCCCAGCTGGACAACTGCAATTACTGCGTCATTTTCCACACAAAAGCAGCTTTGGAAACAGGTCTTGAAGCACCAAAAGTATATGCCGTGTCGGCTTGGAGAGACAGCAAGCTATTCACTGAAAAGGAAAAAGCAGCATTGCAATATGCAGAAGCTCTATCACAATTAGATCAGGATAAAATTCAATCTTCATTTGAACAACTTAGTAAAGTAGGCTTCAGCAATGTGGAAAAAGAAGAGCTTTCTATGAGCATCATCCTGATGAGTGTTTGGTCGAGGGTGTTTATGGCTCAGGGAAAGACTTCTGTCGAAAAATAG
- a CDS encoding L-histidine N(alpha)-methyltransferase: MTAQFKKDVYVGLSAPNKHLPSKYFYDKEGDALFVEIMHLPEYYLTRAEMDIFENQTDGIIKALQLSPDLYFELIELGAGDGLKTKRLLHLLDQRGYKFDYFPVDISQNALDKLEADLKSELPGVSVIKKQGDYFQILASLKEIKKPKVILFLGSNIGNMPDEVATQFIYDLGSNLHPGDKLLLGADLIKPASIVLPAYNDSKGVTAAFNYNLLTRINRELGADFDIGNFRHQPEYTEQEGVARSFLVSQTDQTVRIKSLDKSFDFKKGERIETEVSRKYNDEVIHKIIGGTDFKISHKLSDGNNYFANYILERT; the protein is encoded by the coding sequence ATGACAGCGCAATTTAAGAAAGATGTTTATGTAGGTCTGAGTGCCCCAAACAAGCATTTGCCATCAAAGTACTTTTATGACAAAGAGGGAGATGCGCTTTTTGTGGAAATAATGCATCTGCCCGAATATTATCTTACCCGTGCCGAAATGGACATATTCGAAAACCAAACAGATGGTATTATCAAAGCATTGCAGTTAAGCCCAGATCTCTATTTTGAGTTAATAGAACTGGGTGCAGGCGATGGTTTAAAGACAAAAAGGCTGTTGCATTTGTTGGATCAGAGAGGCTATAAGTTTGATTACTTCCCTGTGGATATTTCTCAAAATGCGCTGGACAAGCTCGAAGCGGATTTGAAAAGTGAATTGCCCGGTGTTTCGGTGATCAAGAAACAAGGCGATTACTTTCAGATTTTGGCTTCCTTAAAAGAAATCAAAAAGCCAAAAGTCATTCTTTTTCTGGGTTCCAACATTGGCAATATGCCAGACGAGGTGGCTACGCAGTTTATTTACGATTTGGGGTCGAACCTTCACCCAGGAGATAAATTATTGCTTGGAGCAGACCTCATTAAACCTGCATCTATTGTGCTTCCCGCTTATAATGATAGCAAGGGCGTTACAGCAGCGTTCAATTATAATCTGTTAACCCGGATTAACAGGGAATTGGGGGCTGATTTTGACATTGGAAACTTCAGGCATCAACCTGAATATACAGAACAGGAGGGTGTTGCGAGAAGCTTTCTGGTAAGTCAGACAGATCAGACAGTACGTATTAAAAGCCTTGATAAATCTTTCGATTTTAAGAAGGGAGAAAGAATAGAAACAGAGGTTTCTAGAAAATACAACGATGAAGTTATACATAAAATAATAGGGGGAACGGACTTTAAAATATCGCACAAACTCAGTGATGGCAATAACTATTTTGCCAATTATATATTGGAAAGAACTTAA
- a CDS encoding peptide-methionine (S)-S-oxide reductase — translation MKNEHEKIAFSGGCYWCMEAIYQSLKGVKTVEQGFVAPDKSEDFSEAVIVHYDSTKITLKTLMEIHLRTHSSTVNHSMRKKYKSAVYTFSDAQIPEAEMILKQLQSGFKEKIITQVLPFGSFRFSEEMFHNYYYANPEKPFCRTNIDPKLKMLISEFSNVINKEKLQHLY, via the coding sequence ATGAAAAACGAACATGAAAAAATAGCTTTTAGTGGTGGCTGCTATTGGTGTATGGAAGCCATTTACCAGTCTTTGAAAGGGGTGAAAACCGTTGAGCAGGGTTTTGTGGCGCCTGATAAATCAGAGGATTTTTCGGAGGCAGTAATCGTGCATTACGACAGCACGAAAATCACGCTCAAAACCTTAATGGAAATTCATTTAAGGACACATAGCAGCACGGTAAACCACAGTATGAGGAAAAAGTACAAATCGGCTGTTTATACCTTTTCTGATGCTCAAATACCAGAGGCGGAGATGATTTTGAAGCAACTTCAGAGCGGATTTAAGGAAAAAATAATTACCCAGGTGCTTCCATTTGGATCGTTCAGGTTTTCGGAGGAAATGTTCCACAATTATTATTATGCCAATCCGGAGAAACCATTCTGTCGAACTAACATAGACCCTAAATTAAAGATGTTAATCTCGGAATTCAGTAATGTTATCAACAAAGAAAAATTACAGCATTTATACTAA
- a CDS encoding cytochrome P460 family protein produces MKKIFILLILSITTALLVQSCQQEEEKYYQFTENGELMRPVDYRTWVFVGSAATPKSLDSTALFPDFQNVYMDPDSYRFWKEKGYYKEGTIFVKELLRKGDTVSPIGRGFYQGPHYSLSATIKDTVRFPDVKGGWQYFKFTNYDKQLLNDSSIALGGKCISCHSLSKSGYGPFTEFYPILQDAKNYGKDNPENRNTRTGLDETMKTFKEEH; encoded by the coding sequence ATGAAAAAGATATTTATTCTACTGATACTGTCGATAACGACAGCACTCCTGGTACAAAGCTGTCAACAGGAGGAGGAAAAGTATTATCAGTTTACAGAAAATGGCGAGTTGATGCGCCCCGTTGATTACCGGACCTGGGTGTTTGTAGGCAGTGCGGCTACCCCCAAATCATTGGACTCTACGGCACTCTTTCCCGACTTCCAAAACGTCTATATGGATCCGGATAGCTACCGTTTTTGGAAAGAGAAGGGATACTATAAAGAGGGGACCATATTTGTGAAAGAGCTGCTGCGAAAAGGCGATACTGTTTCGCCCATTGGCCGTGGTTTTTATCAGGGGCCGCACTATTCACTGTCCGCCACTATTAAAGACACGGTGAGATTTCCTGATGTAAAAGGTGGGTGGCAGTACTTCAAATTTACCAATTATGATAAACAACTGCTTAATGACAGCTCCATAGCGTTGGGAGGCAAGTGTATTTCCTGTCATAGTTTGAGCAAATCAGGCTACGGGCCATTTACCGAATTTTACCCCATACTACAGGATGCCAAAAATTATGGAAAAGACAATCCCGAAAACAGAAATACAAGAACGGGGCTTGACGAAACGATGAAAACCTTCAAAGAAGAGCATTAG
- a CDS encoding thiolase family protein, whose amino-acid sequence MKKIMDEIWVVSGLRTPFAKNDRELRNVDAVDMSVSVVNKMEETHKNPDYVVWGTVIPNLAYSNIARDIVLRSKVDDTTIAYTTTMACGSSLAAAIQSACLITEDEIAIAGGVESLSNVQIGLSSYTSKWLRAFGTTKGFFNKLKLIGGIFKYRLYIPPGVNSVTGKSMGQHAEITAQRLGIKREDQDKFALQSHQHYFEAFEKGFFKDLIFEAFGIKEDKIPRKTSTLEVLATLKPVFDKSSGKGSITAGNASLFTDGAAGAWIVGKNRIAEFASSYKAKMIDWEMAGVKIEEEGILMSPTFAIPRLLERNRLRYDDIDVWEIHEAFASQVLSTIRNLENKEHLKKVGTTFDFGEFPTEKLNPNGSSIAIGHPFGATGARILSQAVKEVSQMGQSKKALISVCADGGLGAVVLIET is encoded by the coding sequence ATGAAGAAAATAATGGATGAAATCTGGGTTGTTTCAGGATTGAGGACGCCTTTCGCAAAAAACGACAGAGAGCTACGCAACGTTGATGCTGTAGATATGTCTGTTTCTGTGGTAAACAAAATGGAAGAAACACATAAAAACCCGGATTATGTAGTTTGGGGAACTGTCATTCCAAATTTGGCGTACAGCAACATCGCCCGCGATATTGTTTTACGATCAAAGGTAGACGATACCACCATTGCCTATACCACCACCATGGCTTGTGGCAGCAGTCTGGCTGCTGCAATTCAATCGGCTTGCTTGATTACCGAAGACGAGATTGCCATTGCCGGCGGTGTAGAAAGCCTTTCTAACGTTCAGATAGGGCTAAGTTCTTACACTTCAAAATGGTTAAGGGCTTTTGGCACCACCAAAGGTTTTTTCAACAAGTTGAAATTAATTGGTGGAATATTTAAATACAGGCTTTACATCCCGCCGGGCGTTAATTCCGTTACCGGAAAAAGTATGGGGCAACACGCTGAAATTACAGCGCAACGATTGGGCATTAAACGAGAGGACCAAGACAAGTTTGCGTTACAAAGCCATCAGCACTATTTTGAAGCATTTGAAAAGGGATTTTTTAAAGATTTGATATTTGAGGCATTTGGCATCAAAGAGGACAAAATTCCAAGAAAAACATCCACGCTTGAAGTACTCGCCACCTTAAAGCCTGTTTTTGATAAATCTTCGGGCAAAGGAAGCATTACAGCAGGCAATGCAAGTTTGTTTACTGATGGTGCTGCCGGAGCCTGGATAGTGGGCAAGAACAGAATAGCCGAATTTGCCTCGTCTTACAAAGCCAAAATGATAGACTGGGAAATGGCGGGCGTGAAAATTGAAGAAGAAGGCATATTGATGTCACCCACCTTTGCCATTCCACGCCTATTGGAAAGAAACAGGCTGAGATATGACGACATTGATGTTTGGGAAATCCACGAGGCATTTGCATCACAGGTGCTATCCACTATCCGGAACCTGGAAAATAAAGAGCACCTTAAAAAAGTAGGGACGACTTTTGATTTTGGTGAATTTCCAACAGAAAAATTAAACCCCAACGGCAGCAGCATTGCCATCGGCCATCCGTTTGGAGCAACGGGTGCACGGATATTAAGTCAGGCAGTTAAAGAAGTTTCCCAAATGGGACAAAGTAAAAAGGCATTGATCAGTGTATGTGCCGACGGAGGACTGGGAGCGGTAGTATTAATTGAAACTTAA
- a CDS encoding bifunctional alpha/beta hydrolase/OsmC family protein, translating to MNKTKLEIINKKGNKLSAYLELPANQKPHFYAIFAHCFTCNSTFEPVKNISRTLASYGFGVVRFDFMGLGRSEGEFAESYFSANVDDLISVSDYLNEHFKAPSLLIGHSLGGAAAIVAASRLENIKAVATVGAPASVSHAKRLFSDQVKDAETDEAVEVTIEGRPFKINAEFVKDFDKTDLIAIVKTLRKPILIMHAPQDNSVGIENARELYHHAFHPKSFIGLDTADHLLTKSKDSRYVGNMIGTWAQRYFDEAENEMLDPAGEQLVAHLNVKEDKFTTLMQTRKHAIIADEPESVGGDDLGPAPYDFLSAALASCSVLTVKLYAERKGWDLQEVYAYITYSKKHSDDLMVDVEKSGQIDHLSKKLKFIGDLTDDQRTRLTEIAGKCPVHKTLTGKVIIETETI from the coding sequence ATGAATAAAACGAAGCTAGAAATCATTAACAAAAAGGGCAATAAATTAAGTGCTTATTTGGAGCTTCCCGCCAACCAGAAGCCTCATTTTTATGCCATTTTCGCCCATTGCTTTACCTGCAACAGCACTTTTGAACCCGTAAAGAATATCAGCAGAACGCTTGCTAGTTACGGCTTTGGAGTCGTCCGATTTGATTTTATGGGATTGGGACGTAGCGAAGGAGAATTTGCAGAGAGCTATTTTTCGGCCAATGTGGACGATTTGATTTCGGTAAGCGATTATTTAAACGAACACTTCAAAGCACCTTCACTTTTGATTGGGCATTCTTTGGGAGGTGCGGCAGCCATTGTGGCGGCATCCCGTCTGGAAAATATCAAAGCGGTAGCCACCGTCGGTGCTCCCGCTTCGGTGTCGCACGCAAAGCGTCTGTTTTCCGACCAGGTAAAAGATGCCGAAACCGACGAAGCCGTGGAAGTGACCATTGAAGGCCGTCCGTTTAAAATCAATGCGGAGTTTGTAAAGGATTTTGACAAGACTGATTTGATCGCCATTGTAAAAACGCTGCGGAAGCCTATTCTCATCATGCATGCACCCCAAGACAACAGCGTTGGCATTGAGAATGCCCGGGAGTTGTATCATCACGCCTTTCACCCCAAAAGCTTTATTGGCCTGGATACTGCCGATCATTTGCTGACCAAAAGCAAAGACAGCCGGTATGTTGGAAATATGATTGGCACCTGGGCGCAACGTTATTTTGATGAGGCAGAAAACGAAATGCTGGATCCGGCGGGAGAGCAACTGGTAGCGCATTTGAATGTAAAGGAAGATAAGTTTACCACCTTGATGCAAACCCGGAAGCATGCGATTATTGCCGATGAGCCCGAAAGTGTTGGAGGCGACGATTTAGGCCCTGCTCCTTATGATTTTTTAAGCGCGGCTTTGGCTTCGTGTTCCGTGCTTACGGTAAAACTTTATGCCGAAAGAAAAGGCTGGGATCTGCAGGAAGTGTATGCCTATATCACCTACTCTAAAAAGCACAGTGACGACCTGATGGTTGATGTGGAAAAGTCGGGACAGATAGATCATCTTTCTAAAAAGCTAAAATTCATTGGCGACCTGACCGATGACCAACGGACTCGGTTAACTGAAATTGCCGGCAAATGCCCGGTGCATAAAACCTTAACAGGGAAAGTAATTATAGAAACTGAAACCATTTAA
- a CDS encoding cupin domain-containing protein, producing MSKPFKKYKLSDTVTLQVLSYTDEMMTAKLWFSGKGFDGTHHHSNQEVNVVVAGEFEATNGKEKHKVYPGQTVVVPSNNEHNMECLSPTGAMVSCWTPARKDIIENYTELEE from the coding sequence ATGAGTAAACCTTTTAAAAAATACAAATTAAGCGACACCGTAACGCTACAAGTGCTTTCGTATACAGATGAAATGATGACTGCCAAGCTTTGGTTTAGCGGAAAGGGATTTGACGGTACGCACCACCATAGTAATCAGGAAGTAAATGTGGTAGTAGCGGGCGAATTTGAAGCCACCAACGGAAAAGAAAAACACAAGGTGTATCCCGGCCAAACAGTTGTCGTTCCCTCAAACAATGAACACAATATGGAATGCCTCTCACCCACTGGCGCGATGGTTAGCTGTTGGACACCGGCTCGCAAAGACATTATCGAGAACTATACAGAATTGGAGGAGTGA
- the msrB gene encoding peptide-methionine (R)-S-oxide reductase MsrB, with product MINWNDVIKFATHGNPTPPKRVEKTDEEWKALLSDEAYHVTRQHGTERAHSSELCSLFEPGEYACICCDTVLFDSNEKFESGTGWPSFTQPIAVENVAYKKDAGFGMVRIEALCNICDAHLGHVFPDGPAPSGLRYCVNAVALNKVKAGKTK from the coding sequence ATGATAAACTGGAATGACGTTATAAAATTCGCAACTCATGGCAATCCAACACCACCAAAAAGAGTGGAAAAAACAGACGAAGAATGGAAAGCACTGCTGTCTGATGAAGCCTATCATGTAACCCGACAGCACGGGACCGAACGGGCACACAGCTCAGAATTGTGCAGTCTCTTTGAGCCGGGCGAATATGCCTGTATATGCTGCGATACGGTGCTTTTTGACAGCAATGAAAAGTTTGAAAGTGGTACCGGCTGGCCATCTTTTACCCAGCCCATCGCCGTAGAAAATGTGGCGTATAAAAAGGATGCTGGTTTTGGGATGGTGAGAATTGAGGCACTATGCAATATTTGTGATGCACACTTAGGACACGTTTTCCCTGATGGCCCTGCACCAAGCGGATTGCGTTACTGTGTGAATGCGGTTGCCTTGAACAAGGTAAAAGCAGGGAAAACAAAATGA